A genomic segment from Burkholderia plantarii encodes:
- a CDS encoding aminotransferase class IV produces MAKIIFHAGDYVDASQATVRVSSLAMRYGLSVFEGVRAYLSRDGRLRPFRMAAHLERLANSARTLGLPDPGIERIPEIVEHLIEANGLREDCYIRPSIHAVNVGDMGAKLEAALTVDVKPMGRKKWLGEDLAAKVTISSWRKARHDVFPPALKCISAYSIPFVADHAARAAGFDFPVFLNDEGYLSEAPTAALFLVTGRRLRTPALDQAILPSITREAILQIGAREGLTISEERLMPHELHSADEAFLCGTGLEIAPIASVDAYMLRNHAQRPVTRRLVDRYLDLVREDHHE; encoded by the coding sequence TTGGCAAAAATCATCTTCCATGCCGGCGATTACGTGGACGCATCGCAGGCGACGGTGCGCGTCTCGTCGCTGGCGATGCGTTACGGCCTGTCCGTGTTCGAGGGCGTGCGTGCCTACCTGTCGCGTGACGGCCGGTTGCGGCCGTTCAGGATGGCGGCGCACCTCGAGCGGCTCGCCAACTCGGCGCGCACGCTCGGATTGCCCGACCCCGGCATCGAGCGGATTCCGGAAATCGTCGAACACCTGATCGAAGCGAACGGTCTGCGCGAGGACTGCTACATCCGGCCGAGCATCCACGCCGTCAACGTCGGCGACATGGGCGCGAAGCTGGAGGCGGCGCTGACCGTGGACGTGAAGCCGATGGGCCGCAAGAAGTGGCTCGGCGAGGACCTGGCCGCGAAGGTCACGATCTCGAGCTGGCGCAAGGCGCGCCATGACGTGTTTCCGCCCGCGCTGAAGTGCATCTCGGCGTATTCGATCCCGTTCGTCGCCGACCACGCCGCGCGCGCGGCCGGCTTCGACTTCCCGGTATTCCTGAACGACGAGGGCTATCTCAGCGAAGCGCCGACGGCCGCGCTGTTCCTGGTGACGGGCCGGCGGCTGCGCACGCCGGCGCTCGACCAGGCGATCCTGCCCAGCATCACGCGCGAGGCGATCCTGCAAATCGGCGCGCGGGAAGGGCTGACCATTTCGGAGGAGCGGCTGATGCCGCACGAGCTGCATTCGGCCGACGAGGCGTTCCTGTGCGGCACCGGGCTGGAAATCGCGCCGATCGCGTCCGTCGATGCGTACATGCTGCGCAACCATGCGCAGCGACCCGTCACACGGCGGCTCGTCGACCGCTATCTCGATCTGGTCAGGGAGGACCACCATGAGTAA
- a CDS encoding PhzF family phenazine biosynthesis protein yields MIRHGTPARAFTVDGEHGNAAFVFATEAAAQVDLDACVALARRQQGEVTWLRRGAGAAGPGLRFFTPGGEIAFCGHGLLAAAAWLDAHDGPRDSQVFEIGGKPVSVVSDGARSWSYSQDEGGSEPLDARLLDDALQALGIARVDARRATLARSVGAPREKLLLELPDASLLAAISIDPARRDALCERLGATGIYVFAVRDRVAPRLAARHFPHRVGMQEDMATGGIAPTVARHARFADADAAAGAHVVIDQGGPDCGLARLVVSASPSGGAWRVAGECVTGPAVPLIGVVREVC; encoded by the coding sequence ATGATCCGGCATGGCACGCCCGCTCGGGCATTCACGGTCGATGGCGAACACGGCAATGCCGCGTTCGTGTTCGCTACCGAGGCGGCGGCGCAGGTCGACCTCGATGCATGCGTGGCGCTGGCGCGGCGTCAGCAGGGCGAAGTCACCTGGCTGCGCCGCGGCGCCGGCGCGGCCGGACCCGGGCTGCGCTTCTTCACCCCGGGCGGCGAAATCGCGTTCTGCGGGCACGGCCTGCTGGCCGCCGCCGCATGGCTCGACGCGCATGACGGCCCGCGCGACAGCCAGGTGTTCGAGATCGGCGGCAAGCCGGTGTCGGTCGTCAGCGACGGTGCGCGCAGCTGGTCCTACTCGCAGGACGAAGGGGGCTCGGAACCCCTGGACGCGAGGCTGCTCGACGACGCGCTGCAAGCGCTCGGCATCGCGCGGGTCGACGCGCGGCGCGCGACGCTGGCGCGTTCGGTCGGCGCGCCGCGCGAGAAGCTGTTGCTCGAATTGCCCGATGCGTCGCTGCTCGCCGCGATCTCGATCGATCCGGCGCGACGCGACGCGCTCTGCGAGCGGCTCGGGGCCACCGGCATCTATGTCTTCGCCGTCCGCGACCGGGTTGCGCCGCGGCTGGCCGCGCGGCATTTCCCGCATCGCGTGGGCATGCAGGAAGACATGGCCACCGGCGGCATCGCGCCCACCGTGGCCCGTCACGCGCGCTTCGCCGATGCGGATGCCGCGGCCGGCGCCCACGTCGTGATCGACCAGGGCGGGCCCGATTGCGGCCTCGCGCGCCTCGTCGTGTCGGCATCGCCGTCCGGAGGCGCGTGGCGCGTGGCGGGCGAATGCGTGACCGGGCCCGCCGTGCCGCTGATCGGCGTGGTGCGCGAGGTTTGCTGA
- a CDS encoding PIG-L deacetylase family protein, whose protein sequence is MSNRLLVVAAHPGDFVWRAAGTMLRHRAEGHDVKVVCLSFGVMGEAGKLWKEAHATHATVKRARETEARRAAELLDVELECFDLDDYPLEITRESTVRLNRIIRQFRPDAIVTHPPVDPGNVDHANSCEMVQQARVFATAPGHGPDMVAPSSLFYFEPHQPELCDFQANLFVDISNLWERKRQVFECIASQQGVWAYYERVALQRGAQASRRATQAITHAEAFQRAFPAVSPLLA, encoded by the coding sequence ATGAGTAACCGTCTGCTCGTCGTCGCGGCGCACCCGGGCGATTTCGTCTGGCGTGCCGCGGGCACCATGCTTCGCCATCGCGCCGAGGGGCACGACGTGAAGGTCGTCTGCCTGTCGTTCGGCGTGATGGGCGAGGCCGGCAAGCTCTGGAAGGAAGCGCACGCCACGCACGCCACGGTCAAGCGCGCGCGCGAAACCGAGGCGCGGCGGGCGGCCGAGCTGCTCGACGTCGAACTCGAATGCTTCGATCTCGACGACTATCCGCTCGAGATCACGCGTGAGAGCACGGTGCGGCTGAACCGGATCATCCGGCAATTCCGTCCCGATGCCATCGTCACGCATCCCCCGGTCGATCCCGGCAACGTCGATCACGCCAACAGCTGCGAGATGGTGCAGCAGGCTCGCGTGTTCGCGACCGCGCCGGGCCATGGCCCCGACATGGTGGCGCCGTCGAGCCTGTTCTACTTCGAGCCGCATCAGCCGGAGCTGTGCGACTTCCAGGCGAACCTGTTCGTCGACATCTCGAACCTCTGGGAGCGCAAGCGCCAGGTGTTTGAATGCATCGCGTCGCAGCAGGGCGTGTGGGCCTATTACGAGCGGGTCGCGCTGCAGCGCGGCGCGCAGGCGAGCCGTCGCGCAACGCAGGCGATCACGCATGCGGAAGCGTTTCAGCGCGCCTTCCCGGCGGTGTCGCCGCTGCTGGCCTGA
- a CDS encoding TenA family transcriptional regulator: MSEFVQSLRDKINSRKKMTSRLYQTVLAGKASKRLLQNFVIHRFPIKNHWTRNILGIASRIPDHALRVELVENVFEEETGHFSHSKRHLETFVDFGNALGVTQRDIDAAPLLPQTQAVIDHNVEACNTTVHFTAGVASVLLLMEGQPPVVSTGNESMLSVMRDVYRLPPEGYEFFVHHASAVERAGGDHTAVSDLEEDHAETAEILLDTYCTTDELRIQAHRYLDRAIDRRHAHFDAIFEQFHDPAAEPFRYAA; the protein is encoded by the coding sequence AAGAAGATGACCAGCCGGCTCTACCAGACGGTGCTGGCCGGCAAGGCGAGCAAGCGCCTGCTGCAGAACTTCGTGATCCACCGCTTCCCGATCAAGAACCACTGGACGCGCAACATCCTCGGCATCGCGTCGCGCATTCCCGATCACGCGTTGCGCGTCGAGCTCGTGGAGAACGTGTTCGAGGAGGAGACCGGCCATTTCAGCCACTCGAAGCGCCACCTCGAGACCTTCGTCGATTTCGGCAACGCACTCGGCGTGACGCAGCGCGACATCGACGCCGCGCCGCTGCTGCCGCAGACGCAGGCCGTGATCGACCACAACGTCGAGGCCTGCAACACCACGGTCCATTTCACGGCCGGGGTGGCCTCGGTGCTGCTGCTGATGGAAGGCCAGCCGCCCGTCGTGTCGACCGGCAACGAGTCGATGCTGTCGGTGATGCGCGACGTCTACCGGCTGCCGCCCGAGGGCTACGAGTTCTTCGTTCACCATGCGAGCGCGGTCGAGCGCGCGGGCGGCGACCACACGGCCGTCAGCGACCTCGAGGAGGATCACGCCGAGACGGCCGAGATCCTCCTCGATACGTACTGCACGACCGACGAGCTGCGCATCCAGGCGCATCGCTACCTCGATCGCGCGATCGACCGGCGCCACGCCCACTTCGACGCGATCTTCGAGCAGTTCCACGATCCGGCGGCCGAGCCGTTCCGCTACGCAGCCTGA
- the fdhA gene encoding formaldehyde dehydrogenase, glutathione-independent has protein sequence MSSNRGVVYQGPGKVEVQKIDYPRMVDPSGRKIGHGVILKVVSTNICGSDQHMVRGRTTAPVGLVLGHEITGEVIELGGDVETLQIGDIVTVPFNVACGRCPMCREQSTGVCLNVNPARAGGAYGYVDMGGWIGGQAEYVLVPYADFNLIKFPDRDQAMAKIRDLTCLSDILPTGYHGAVTAGVKPGSTVYIAGAGPVGMAAAASARLLGAAVTIVGDMNAERLAHARKVGFETVDLSQDTPLGEQIARIVGRPEIDCAVDCVGFEAHGHGSSGHAEEAPATVLNSLMEITRPAGAIGIPGLYVTDDPGAKDAAAQHGSLSIRFGLGWAKSHTFHTGQTPVLKYNRNLMQAILFDRLPIAEIVNVTVISLDQAPEGYRKFDGGAPRKFVIDPHGMIAA, from the coding sequence ATGAGCAGCAATCGAGGAGTCGTATACCAGGGACCGGGCAAGGTCGAGGTGCAGAAGATCGATTATCCGCGGATGGTCGACCCGAGCGGGCGCAAGATCGGCCACGGCGTGATCCTGAAGGTGGTCAGCACCAACATCTGCGGCTCCGACCAGCACATGGTGCGCGGCCGGACCACGGCGCCGGTCGGCCTCGTGCTCGGCCACGAGATCACCGGCGAGGTGATCGAACTCGGCGGCGACGTCGAGACGCTGCAGATCGGCGACATCGTCACGGTGCCGTTCAACGTGGCCTGCGGGCGCTGCCCGATGTGCCGCGAGCAGAGCACCGGCGTGTGCCTGAACGTGAACCCGGCGCGCGCCGGCGGCGCCTACGGCTACGTGGACATGGGCGGCTGGATCGGCGGCCAGGCCGAATACGTGCTGGTGCCGTATGCCGATTTCAACCTGATCAAGTTCCCGGACCGCGACCAGGCGATGGCCAAAATCCGCGACCTGACCTGCCTGTCCGACATCCTGCCCACCGGCTATCACGGCGCCGTCACGGCCGGCGTGAAGCCGGGCTCGACCGTCTATATCGCGGGCGCCGGCCCGGTGGGGATGGCCGCGGCCGCCTCGGCGCGGCTGCTCGGCGCGGCGGTGACGATCGTCGGCGACATGAACGCGGAGCGCCTCGCGCACGCGCGCAAGGTCGGCTTCGAGACGGTGGACCTCTCGCAGGATACGCCGCTCGGCGAGCAGATCGCGCGCATCGTCGGGCGCCCCGAGATCGACTGCGCCGTCGATTGCGTCGGCTTCGAGGCGCACGGCCACGGCTCGTCGGGCCACGCCGAGGAGGCCCCCGCCACGGTGCTGAATTCGCTGATGGAAATCACGCGCCCGGCCGGCGCGATCGGCATCCCGGGCCTCTACGTGACCGACGATCCGGGCGCGAAGGACGCCGCCGCGCAGCACGGCAGCCTCAGCATCCGCTTCGGCCTCGGCTGGGCCAAGTCGCATACGTTCCATACCGGCCAGACGCCGGTGCTGAAGTACAACCGCAACCTGATGCAGGCGATCCTGTTCGACCGGCTGCCGATCGCCGAGATCGTCAACGTCACGGTGATCTCGCTCGACCAGGCGCCGGAGGGCTACCGCAAGTTCGATGGCGGCGCGCCGCGCAAGTTCGTGATCGATCCGCACGGGATGATCGCGGCTTGA
- a CDS encoding MFS transporter, producing the protein MPVNHAAREPAGLDAAFAKPPAAAGSLVVALVLGFFLYLAFGVSRVGATILIVRENRSSIELGIVMAMYSLAPLLIAVHAGAVATRLGPRSMLAGGGLVLLCGALLQAVPGPVVLLFPGALLCGIGFTLMQIALQLHIGECGAPDERVRRFGFFSLTQSAATSLAALLGGYLSGQWGVHAPLRLAALVGAVLLALLVARRRVFRSTRPAPPAAEVAEAAGPAGQPRARDRATLRLLRQRDVRKVLVAGALLAMAWDLHTFLVPFISRSVGLSPKQIGIVLGLFSGATFVIRICLPGLVRLLSSVWIIRGALIVVGLGFAAYPWHTSYETMCVLAICLGLALGTAQPNLLALVHDVAAERDVGRLIGVRTILLNVGASLWPLCFGALGLPVVRFVLPASGLVFVLAGLGFSLGRGGQPRGADSPARSDAA; encoded by the coding sequence GTGCCGGTGAATCATGCCGCGCGCGAGCCGGCGGGGCTCGACGCCGCGTTTGCGAAGCCGCCGGCGGCGGCCGGGTCGCTGGTGGTCGCGCTCGTGCTCGGCTTCTTCCTGTATCTGGCGTTCGGCGTGAGCCGCGTCGGCGCGACGATCCTGATCGTGCGCGAAAACCGTTCATCGATCGAACTCGGCATCGTGATGGCGATGTACTCGCTCGCCCCGCTGCTGATCGCGGTGCATGCCGGCGCCGTCGCGACGCGCCTCGGCCCGCGTTCAATGCTGGCCGGCGGCGGGCTGGTGCTGCTGTGCGGTGCGCTGCTGCAGGCGGTGCCGGGGCCGGTCGTGCTGCTGTTTCCCGGTGCGTTGCTGTGCGGGATCGGCTTCACCTTGATGCAGATCGCGCTGCAACTGCACATCGGCGAATGCGGGGCGCCGGACGAACGGGTGCGCCGCTTCGGTTTCTTCTCGCTGACGCAGTCGGCCGCCACCTCGTTGGCCGCGCTGCTGGGCGGTTACCTGTCCGGGCAGTGGGGTGTCCACGCGCCGTTGCGGCTCGCGGCGCTGGTGGGTGCGGTGCTGCTCGCGCTGCTCGTCGCGCGGCGGCGAGTGTTCCGCTCGACCCGGCCGGCACCGCCCGCGGCCGAGGTTGCCGAGGCCGCCGGGCCGGCCGGCCAGCCGCGCGCGCGCGATCGCGCGACGCTGCGCCTGCTGCGCCAGCGCGACGTGCGCAAGGTGCTCGTGGCCGGCGCGCTGCTCGCGATGGCGTGGGACCTGCACACTTTCCTCGTGCCGTTCATCAGCCGCAGCGTCGGGCTGTCGCCGAAGCAGATCGGCATCGTGCTCGGGCTCTTTTCCGGCGCGACGTTCGTGATCCGGATCTGCCTGCCCGGGCTGGTCCGGCTCCTGTCGAGCGTCTGGATCATCCGTGGCGCGCTGATCGTGGTGGGTCTCGGCTTCGCGGCCTATCCGTGGCACACGAGCTACGAAACGATGTGCGTGCTGGCGATCTGCCTCGGCCTGGCGCTCGGCACCGCGCAGCCCAACCTGCTCGCGCTGGTCCACGACGTGGCTGCCGAGCGCGACGTCGGCCGCCTGATCGGCGTGCGCACGATCCTGCTCAACGTCGGCGCGTCGCTGTGGCCGCTCTGCTTCGGTGCCCTCGGCTTGCCGGTGGTGCGCTTCGTGCTGCCGGCCTCCGGGCTGGTGTTCGTGCTCGCGGGCCTGGGTTTCTCGCTGGGGCGGGGCGGGCAGCCGCGCGGTGCCGATTCGCCCGCACGATCGGACGCCGCCTGA
- a CDS encoding ATP-grasp domain-containing protein: MAFLVFNRSTKFDFYNWLADARQDVYALTSKPMNRPGKYRMIRKFDDLGVPLADQLALELGRTAPIGFIASQSEYDMLRVAALREALGLPGQSVQSARAYRDKVLMKDHMAAAGIPTARYRRMTLAPDLPGFIEEHGYPVVVKPVDAAGSRGVRVLREARDLHDFQREQTARQYMVETFVEGTMFHVNGLLRGGRYEFIVPYRYVNSSLDYQADGCYGSLTMRPDTELGERLVTFCQRVIAALPATDPLAFHAEIFCAPDGTLLLNEIASRTAGSLIIELIEQDYGFNLSRAWVRAQCGLDSEIGEVRRPSRYSASLMFPTREAVLRSLPLTLPFEWCTNVYVNGRQGVVNGRAASYTDDVLSVIVSGESEAETTDRVAQASAWLGERIEWQASH, translated from the coding sequence ATGGCATTTCTGGTCTTCAACCGTTCCACCAAGTTCGATTTCTACAACTGGCTCGCCGATGCGCGGCAGGACGTTTATGCGCTGACGAGCAAGCCGATGAACCGGCCCGGCAAGTACCGGATGATCCGCAAGTTCGACGACCTGGGCGTGCCGCTGGCCGACCAGCTCGCGCTGGAGCTGGGCCGGACCGCGCCGATCGGGTTCATCGCTTCGCAGTCCGAATACGACATGCTGCGCGTCGCGGCGCTGCGCGAGGCACTGGGGCTGCCGGGACAATCGGTGCAGAGCGCGCGCGCCTACCGCGACAAGGTGCTGATGAAGGATCACATGGCGGCCGCCGGCATTCCGACGGCGCGCTACCGGCGCATGACGCTGGCGCCCGATCTGCCCGGCTTCATCGAGGAGCACGGCTATCCGGTGGTGGTCAAGCCGGTGGACGCCGCCGGCTCGCGCGGCGTGCGCGTGCTGCGCGAGGCACGCGATCTGCATGATTTCCAGCGCGAGCAGACGGCGCGGCAATACATGGTCGAGACCTTCGTCGAAGGCACGATGTTCCATGTCAACGGGCTGTTGCGCGGCGGGCGCTATGAGTTCATCGTGCCCTACCGCTACGTGAATTCGTCGCTCGACTACCAGGCCGACGGCTGTTACGGCAGCCTGACGATGCGGCCCGACACCGAACTCGGCGAGCGGCTGGTGACGTTCTGCCAGCGCGTGATCGCGGCGCTGCCGGCCACCGATCCGCTCGCGTTCCACGCCGAAATCTTCTGCGCACCCGACGGCACGCTGCTGCTCAACGAAATCGCGAGCCGCACCGCCGGCTCGCTGATCATCGAGCTGATCGAGCAGGACTACGGCTTCAACCTGAGCCGCGCCTGGGTGCGCGCGCAATGCGGGCTCGACAGCGAAATCGGCGAGGTGCGACGGCCTTCGCGCTATTCGGCGTCGCTGATGTTCCCGACCCGCGAGGCGGTCCTGCGCTCGCTGCCGCTGACCCTGCCGTTCGAGTGGTGTACGAACGTCTACGTGAACGGGCGTCAGGGCGTCGTGAACGGCCGCGCGGCTTCCTATACCGACGACGTGCTGAGCGTGATCGTCAGCGGCGAGAGCGAGGCCGAGACGACCGACCGGGTCGCGCAGGCCAGCGCCTGGCTCGGCGAGCGCATCGAATGGCAGGCGTCGCATTGA